A window of the Trichoderma asperellum chromosome 4, complete sequence genome harbors these coding sequences:
- a CDS encoding uncharacterized protein (EggNog:ENOG41), which yields MASTATIKSFPLPPAFTAADLYSIDEDGNVDAVNVERVSRMNRTTRAASQSGAHPVYQGTQNASRSQESFHTALKRPPKLTGTSMSKNGSNYTPPTSPTSPRSPTTPRSPTSPTSPTSPTSFAHEGIEGPRKRAASIGNRMNLNTLETSSWVRESVYQSSPIRTAFRPDRLDRGPNELFNLLPGEVLDLVLQSLKGSHLNRNSESCATCMMRDLCSAALCSRRLYKHARVALYEDIQLVGSDSAAHKKKFKQNQGNRMTMLRRTLRTNPNIASLVRSLKVPHPEPPLNWSVSKGMLWLEQYEDQVATLIMACPKLERLSGPTPNYDHSFKKIFHALSTRRSLKDMTWIIDPASTPVQQQGGQRTDSPSKQRGQSGPSMLEPSQGDAFLDSHRNWSSLTNLSILCQPGATLAPYRLLSKTLTYLPSLQHLHLCNLPPNAFNDNNLLSLPPLKSLILSRIVGITSNGLTSFATRSNTSHLQRLELRNTPLTSLPALARIFSYLPALKYFYLAQSFPPVMPETDSFALWMMPYLASSTIVKLHWDITSHPTTTNEADDILARSIEAGGFPALTTLRTPNDPEGRFQALCRPVDHIILPNDRFQRLNAMGGIPASGSFSAPSSPISPIHKSATTMSLPSTIYATPLPGTDLHAARLAAQSRLEAAHNAPRFRFTIAADDGLAQTLGTVGFIGTLGSKISYHLLPDDGATDEQGGLVDVADMVGDGGEALSGSREGCTGRWNQKEGEVADKKEKEKWWHTERGRWQRIEAV from the exons ATGGCTTCGACTGCCACCATTAAATCTTTTCCTCTGCCACCGGCCTTTACCGCGGCGGATCTCTACTCTAtcgatgaagatggcaacGTGGACGCAGTGAATGTTGAGCGCGTATCACGCATGAATCGAACGACAAGGGCAGCGAGTCAATCAGGAGCGCATCCAGTATATCAAGGCACGCAAAACGCATCAAGATCTCAGGAATCCTTCCACACGGCATTGAAGCGGCCCCCGAAGTTGACAGGCACTTCCATGAGCAAGAACGGCAGCAACTATACCCCTCCAACATCCCCGACATCTCCTAGATCGCCTACCACTCCCAGATCGCCCACATCTCCTACCTCTCCTACATCCCCCACTAGTTTTGCTCACGAAGGTATCGAGGGCCCAAGGAAAAGGGCAGCTTCCATAGGGAACAGGATGAACTTGAATACACTCGAGACAAGTAGCTGGGTGCGCGAAAGCGTGTATCAGTCGTCACCGATTCGGACGGCATTCAGACCCGACAGGCTCGACAGAGGACCTAATGagctcttcaatctcctaCCTGGCGAAGTGCTCGATCTAGTCCTGCAATCTCTGAAAGGATCACACCTGAATAGGAACAGTGAGAGCTGTGCGACATGTATGATGCGCGATCTCTGCAGCGCTGCTCTCTGCAGTCGTAGATTGTACAAACACGCCCGCGTAGCTTT ATATGAAGACATCCAACTCGTTGGCTCAGATTCAGCCGCAcacaagaagaagtttaAGCAAAATCAAGGCAATCGCATGACCATGCTACGACGCACCTTGCGCACCAACCCAAATATCGCCTCCTTAGTACGCTCGTTAAAGGTGCCACACCCAGAGCCGCCGTTGAACTGGTCTGTCTCGAAGGGCATGTTATGGCTAGAGCAATACGAAGATCAGGTTGCCACGCTGATTATGGCCTGTCCCAAGCTGGAGCGACTTTCGGGCCCAACACCAAACTACGACCACTCGTTCAAGAAGATATTCCACGCGCTGTCGACGAGAAGGTCGTTGAAGGACATGACTTGGATTATCGATCCTGCATCCACGCCGGTGCAACAGCAAGGAGGTCAGCGGACAGACTCTCCATCCAAACAACGGGGACAAAGCGGCCCATCCATGCTGGAGCCATCCCAAGGAGACGCCTTTCTCGATAGTCATCGTAACTGGTCCTCCTTAACCAACCTGTCAATCCTCTGTCAGCCTGGTGCTACATTAGCCCCCTATAGACTCCTATCAAAAACATTAACGTACCTCCCTTCGCTtcaacatctccatctctgcaACCTCCCGCCGAACGCCTTCAACGACAACAACCTTCTATCTCTACCTCCTCTCAAATCTCTGATACTCTCCCGCATCGTGGGCATCACCTCCAATGGCCTCACATCCTTCGCCACCCGCAGCAACACCTCTCATCTCCAGCGCCTCGAGCTCCGCAACACGCCTTTGACATCTCTTCCGGCTCTCGCCCGCATCTTCTCCTATCTCCCCGCCCTGAAATACTTCTACCTCGCGCAATCGTTCCCTCCAGTAATGCCAGAAACCGACTCCTTTGCGCTCTGGATGATGCCTTACCTCGCCTCATCTACCATCGTGAAGCTCCACTGGGACATCACCAGCCACCCAACCACAACCAACGAAGCAGACGATATTCTCGCTCGCAGCATCGAGGCCGGCGGATTCCCAGCTCTCACCACCCTCCGAACGCCCAACGATCCCGAAGGCCGCTTCCAAGCCCTCTGCCGCCCCGTGGACCACATCATCCTCCCCAACGACCGCTTCCAGCGCCTCAATGCCATGGGTGGCATCCCAGCCTCCGGCTCCTTCAGCGCGCCCTCATCACCAATCTCGCCCATCCACAAATCCGCCACGACAATGTCCCTCCCGTCAACTATTTACGCCACTCCTCTGCCAGGGACAGATCTCCACGCAGCCCGCCTCGCCGCCCAGTCACGCCTCGAAGCCGCCCACAACGCTCCTCGCTTCAGATTTACCATTGCTGCTGACGACGGCCTGGCCCAGACGCTTGGAACGGTCGGCTTCATCGGCACGCTGGGCAGCAAGATCTCGTACCACCTCTTACCCGACGATGGCGCGACAGACGAGCAGGGCGGACTCGTCGACGTGGCTGATATGGTCGGCGACGGGGGAGAGGCgctcagcggcagcagggAAGGATGTACAGGACGATGGAACCAAAAAGAAGGCGAGGTGGCCGataagaaggagaaggagaagtgGTGGCATACtgagagagggagatggcAGAGAATTGAAGCAGTGTAA